One Leucobacter muris DNA segment encodes these proteins:
- a CDS encoding ABC transporter ATP-binding protein, which translates to MSFAHNLETILRFENVTLELGDGDSRVRPLDSVSLEIARSEFVGVVGPSGAGKSTLLAVAGALQSPDSGSVRVLDQELTEMAGSQGKMAKFRLRNIGFVFQSGNLIPALNSADQLRLMNRLAGGSSSFDPMPFLEAVDMAHKAKNLPRQLSGGERQRVGIARALVTRPGLLLVDEPTAALDRARSQQVVALLAEQSKTHGVAVMMVTHDHEVLGHCDRVLEMVDGRLGTFQPATT; encoded by the coding sequence ATGTCATTTGCACACAACCTGGAAACGATACTTCGGTTTGAGAATGTCACCCTCGAACTCGGTGACGGCGATAGTAGGGTGCGGCCGCTGGACTCAGTGAGCCTTGAGATCGCGCGCAGCGAGTTCGTGGGCGTGGTGGGCCCATCTGGGGCCGGAAAGTCGACCCTGCTTGCCGTGGCGGGTGCACTGCAGTCACCTGACAGCGGTTCGGTTCGCGTGCTCGACCAGGAGCTCACGGAGATGGCTGGCTCTCAGGGAAAGATGGCCAAATTTCGTCTGCGAAACATCGGCTTCGTGTTTCAATCGGGCAATCTGATCCCCGCACTCAACTCTGCAGACCAGCTGCGTCTCATGAACAGGCTCGCAGGCGGATCATCATCGTTCGATCCGATGCCGTTCCTGGAAGCGGTTGACATGGCACACAAGGCGAAGAATCTTCCTCGTCAGCTCTCCGGAGGCGAGCGACAGCGTGTTGGCATCGCCAGAGCTCTCGTCACCCGTCCGGGTCTACTGCTGGTCGACGAGCCAACGGCAGCACTAGACCGTGCCCGAAGTCAACAGGTTGTCGCCCTCCTCGCGGAACAGAGCAAGACCCATGGGGTTGCCGTCATGATGGTCACCCATGACCACGAAGTGCTCGGACACTGCGACCGCGTGCTAGAGATGGTCGATGGCCGGCTCGGAACATTCCAACCAGCGACAACGTAG
- a CDS encoding ABC transporter permease — translation MFLAIRELKFARGRFGLMGAVVSLVALLIVLLSGLSSGLVNDGVSGLKSLPVTAFAFDEGTKTDNAFSRSVVEESQLEIWESFPGVGAATPVGAGMTNATTEDGTQIDLSLFGIVPDSFLSPKVSEGSTISGLGGIVVSETAKSDGLEVGSIITLDRLDTELEVVGFTEGQSTFGHVDMAYLNIDTWRLIASGAAQPGVPTQDQVDALDFDVASVVAIQASDAEELDLAAGDRQAETTAVTLKESFNSSPGYEAETLTLSMIQMFLYAISALVVGAFFTVWTIQRQHELAVLRAVGASGRYLLRDSLTQAAILLVAFTAIGVAAGVGLGSIMPEGMPFALEPAPVLTASLITIALGLVGAAVAVLRITRIEPISALGGQR, via the coding sequence ATGTTTCTAGCGATCCGCGAACTGAAGTTTGCGCGCGGACGATTCGGCCTGATGGGTGCAGTCGTCTCGCTCGTCGCACTGCTGATCGTTCTGCTCTCGGGTCTCTCATCTGGCTTGGTCAACGACGGGGTGTCTGGTCTGAAGTCGCTGCCGGTCACCGCGTTTGCGTTTGACGAGGGCACGAAGACCGACAACGCTTTTTCGCGCTCAGTCGTCGAGGAGTCGCAGCTCGAGATCTGGGAGTCGTTCCCTGGCGTGGGGGCAGCGACGCCGGTCGGTGCGGGAATGACGAATGCCACGACAGAAGACGGCACTCAGATCGATCTCTCGCTTTTTGGAATCGTCCCTGATTCGTTCCTGAGCCCGAAGGTATCCGAGGGGTCGACCATCTCGGGTCTTGGGGGCATCGTGGTATCCGAGACGGCGAAGAGCGACGGACTAGAAGTTGGCAGCATCATCACCCTTGATCGGCTCGACACTGAACTTGAGGTTGTCGGCTTTACTGAGGGGCAGTCGACGTTCGGTCACGTCGACATGGCCTATCTCAATATTGATACCTGGCGGCTGATCGCCTCCGGTGCTGCACAACCCGGCGTTCCGACGCAGGACCAAGTCGATGCGCTCGATTTCGATGTCGCGAGCGTGGTCGCAATCCAAGCGAGCGATGCAGAAGAGCTCGATCTCGCCGCAGGCGATCGTCAGGCGGAGACCACAGCCGTGACACTGAAGGAGTCTTTCAACTCGTCTCCTGGATACGAGGCAGAGACACTGACGCTCAGCATGATTCAGATGTTCCTCTACGCGATCAGCGCTCTCGTGGTCGGCGCCTTCTTCACGGTCTGGACGATTCAGCGGCAGCATGAGCTCGCGGTTCTCCGAGCTGTCGGCGCCTCGGGTCGCTACTTGCTTCGGGACTCGCTGACCCAAGCCGCGATTCTGTTGGTCGCATTCACAGCAATCGGAGTTGCCGCTGGTGTCGGGCTGGGCTCCATAATGCCTGAAGGCATGCCCTTCGCTCTTGAGCCCGCACCCGTCCTCACGGCCTCCTTGATCACAATCGCTCTGGGTCTCGTTGGGGCTGCGGTTGCGGTCCTCCGCATCACGCGAATCGAACCCATCTCCGCCTTGGGAGGGCAGCGCTAA
- a CDS encoding IS3 family transposase (programmed frameshift): MPSKYDPELRQRALRMLAEARPEHESLTAACRHVGGLLGVSPETLRVWQRRYDIDTGAKPGTSIDMAQENRRLRREVSELRKANEVLKAASVFFAKGTRPATNEMIRFIDEYRDRFGVEFLCRTLRAAVRGFLTSRGYRAAKARSASARQLRDELLLPEIRRLHAKHYGVYGRRKMHALLKREGWKIGRDQTERLMRLAGVRGVRKSKRVFTTRPNKTAALPADLVNRRFAADGPRKLWVCDVTYVATWSGFAYVAFVTDVYSRRIVGWNVAATLKSEVLPMQALDMAAWQSGGRLDGLIHHADHGSNYTAMVYTDRIAELGAVPSTGTVGDSFDNAMAEAVNNLYKTELIRQQGPWRTVEQVELATLEYVWWWNHERLHGELDMRTPIEVEQAYYAEAEELLSPTG, from the exons ATGCCAAGCAAATATGACCCTGAACTTCGCCAGCGCGCACTTCGGATGCTCGCCGAAGCCCGTCCCGAGCACGAGTCGCTGACCGCGGCCTGCCGACACGTCGGTGGGCTCCTCGGAGTGAGCCCGGAGACGCTGCGCGTGTGGCAGCGCCGCTACGACATCGATACCGGCGCGAAGCCTGGCACCTCGATCGATATGGCCCAGGAGAACCGGCGGTTACGCCGCGAGGTGAGCGAGCTCCGTAAGGCCAACGAGGTACTCAAAGCCGCGAGCGTGTTTTTCGCGA AAGGAACTCGACCGGCCACGAACGAAATGATCAGATTCATCGACGAGTACCGTGATCGTTTCGGGGTCGAGTTCCTCTGTCGTACGCTGCGTGCGGCAGTTCGTGGGTTCCTCACCTCCCGCGGATACCGGGCCGCGAAAGCCCGGTCGGCCTCAGCCAGGCAGCTGCGCGACGAGTTGCTCCTCCCTGAGATCCGGCGGCTCCACGCGAAGCACTATGGCGTGTACGGGCGCCGGAAGATGCATGCCCTGCTGAAGCGTGAGGGGTGGAAGATCGGCCGCGACCAGACCGAGCGTCTGATGCGGCTCGCCGGCGTGCGCGGGGTACGGAAATCAAAGCGCGTGTTCACCACACGCCCTAACAAAACGGCGGCACTGCCTGCCGATCTCGTCAACCGGAGATTCGCCGCTGACGGGCCGCGCAAGCTCTGGGTGTGCGACGTGACCTACGTCGCCACCTGGTCTGGGTTCGCCTATGTCGCGTTCGTCACTGACGTGTACTCGCGCAGAATCGTGGGCTGGAATGTCGCTGCGACGCTGAAATCTGAGGTTCTGCCGATGCAGGCACTCGATATGGCTGCGTGGCAATCGGGCGGCAGGCTCGATGGCCTGATCCATCACGCCGATCACGGGTCGAATTACACCGCCATGGTCTATACGGATCGCATTGCGGAACTCGGAGCAGTGCCCTCGACCGGGACGGTCGGCGACAGTTTTGACAATGCCATGGCTGAGGCGGTCAACAACCTCTACAAGACCGAACTGATCCGACAGCAGGGCCCCTGGCGGACGGTTGAGCAGGTCGAACTCGCGACCCTCGAATACGTGTGGTGGTGGAACCATGAGCGCCTTCACGGGGAGCTCGATATGCGTACCCCGATCGAGGTCGAGCAGGCCTACTATGCTGAGGCCGAGGAACTTCTGTCACCGACAGGTTGA
- a CDS encoding DUF4190 domain-containing protein: protein MNNESELARPGREARGVPSRGLAIAALAVGSAAFLIGWTPFFGLAAGATAIILGVVALHKKQPKALSITGIALGGVAALTSIALTVFALAVTDWDAVATGPRTEQTAAEPSPSAEPEPTPTPTQKTPEATSKPKPEKKEQELPKPEGKPKPSTPTPLPAAEATSGGMTSGMAEVACENTAREAFPYGVKVHWFTGTIAERLENDVWFIKAEITPKNEYGTKIEGVVMECTVTGSEEAPQILAFDVY, encoded by the coding sequence ATGAACAACGAAAGTGAACTCGCCCGACCGGGTCGAGAGGCGCGAGGCGTGCCAAGTAGAGGCCTTGCGATAGCTGCGCTCGCAGTCGGTAGCGCCGCCTTCTTGATCGGCTGGACGCCCTTCTTTGGACTGGCCGCGGGAGCTACTGCGATCATTCTCGGCGTGGTCGCGCTTCATAAGAAGCAACCGAAAGCACTCAGTATCACCGGCATCGCTCTGGGTGGTGTGGCTGCTCTCACCTCGATCGCCTTGACCGTCTTCGCGCTTGCCGTTACCGACTGGGACGCTGTCGCAACCGGACCGAGGACGGAGCAGACCGCTGCCGAGCCCTCACCGTCCGCGGAGCCGGAGCCCACGCCGACGCCGACTCAGAAAACACCAGAGGCAACTTCGAAGCCGAAGCCCGAGAAGAAGGAGCAAGAACTTCCGAAGCCAGAGGGGAAGCCCAAACCTAGTACCCCCACCCCGCTTCCAGCAGCAGAAGCAACGTCAGGTGGGATGACTTCTGGCATGGCTGAGGTGGCGTGCGAGAACACGGCTCGCGAAGCATTTCCCTACGGAGTAAAAGTTCACTGGTTCACGGGGACTATTGCGGAACGACTCGAGAATGATGTCTGGTTCATCAAAGCCGAGATCACACCGAAGAATGAGTACGGCACGAAGATCGAAGGCGTGGTGATGGAGTGCACCGTGACGGGCTCTGAAGAAGCCCCGCAGATCCTTGCGTTTGACGTCTACTAG
- a CDS encoding helix-turn-helix domain-containing protein, with product MSQEAFAERLGVHRTYMGAIERGERNLSLRSLERLAETLDLDPLELLTELRDQDSAPDGKQ from the coding sequence GTGAGCCAGGAGGCTTTCGCAGAACGTCTTGGTGTGCACCGAACATACATGGGTGCAATAGAGCGTGGAGAACGCAATCTTTCTCTCCGGAGCCTAGAGCGTCTGGCGGAAACTCTCGATCTCGATCCACTTGAGCTTCTGACGGAACTTCGGGACCAAGATAGTGCGCCGGACGGCAAGCAGTGA
- a CDS encoding DUF4385 domain-containing protein has translation MADFDYSLDYASLDLRRHPELYRIGRGEQGVLKVEPYKSELLPHWRFATPELARESSERILTMFHDYLASGDFVGADMARKFLQMGYTRARRYANHLGGKKYRGPVPADRKGQSGAHGRAELERQEDPVKAESARIFKEAWDRAAADPRYRELRSEHRRRHESGDPSSAQRR, from the coding sequence ATGGCCGACTTCGATTACTCGCTCGACTACGCCTCGCTCGACCTGCGCAGGCATCCCGAGTTGTACCGCATCGGGCGCGGCGAGCAGGGCGTGCTGAAGGTCGAGCCCTACAAGTCGGAGCTGCTGCCGCACTGGCGGTTCGCCACGCCCGAGCTCGCACGCGAGTCGAGCGAGCGCATTCTGACCATGTTCCACGACTATCTCGCGTCGGGCGACTTCGTCGGAGCGGACATGGCTCGCAAGTTCCTGCAGATGGGATACACCCGGGCACGGCGCTACGCGAACCATCTGGGCGGCAAGAAGTACCGCGGTCCGGTTCCCGCTGATCGAAAGGGGCAGAGCGGCGCCCACGGCAGAGCGGAGCTCGAGCGCCAGGAGGACCCCGTCAAAGCCGAGAGCGCACGCATCTTCAAGGAGGCGTGGGATCGCGCTGCGGCGGATCCCCGCTACCGCGAGCTCAGGAGCGAGCATCGCCGACGCCACGAGTCCGGTGATCCATCGAGCGCCCAGCGCCGCTAG
- a CDS encoding ABC transporter substrate-binding protein, with protein MPKRRLAALAIAASAALMLSACAASNDAPATDSAGSSGSVAGEAAFPRTIQVPAGRGAEAAELTLESAPESIAALDYESAEVVAVLGLADRLVLVPEAVTKPALGGHIDEMEQVPNTIPVAMELNAETVIALAPDLVIMSPRHGAESSIGGVLQHSGVPALLLPDVWSSVDSVTANIDLIGQATGADDEADALASQLAEGLQASDSDADSAAAESGPRVLVLTNQAGRPFITAGHAFPLEMLSLAGARSVSGELGIDITGPISAEQIVEAAPDGILLVDMNGSGDRIFAELLANPAVAALPGAQQTMLVQGRDVQALGLTSTIDGLDRLRGWVQTLEG; from the coding sequence GTGCCCAAACGACGCCTCGCAGCCCTCGCGATCGCCGCCTCGGCGGCGCTGATGCTCTCCGCGTGCGCAGCATCGAACGACGCCCCCGCCACCGACTCCGCGGGCTCCAGCGGTTCCGTCGCCGGGGAGGCGGCGTTCCCCCGCACGATCCAGGTGCCCGCGGGTCGGGGCGCCGAGGCGGCCGAGCTCACCCTCGAGTCCGCACCCGAGAGCATCGCGGCGCTCGACTACGAGAGCGCCGAGGTCGTGGCCGTGCTGGGCCTCGCCGACCGTCTCGTGCTCGTGCCCGAGGCGGTCACCAAGCCCGCCCTCGGCGGCCACATCGACGAGATGGAGCAGGTGCCGAACACCATCCCCGTCGCCATGGAGCTGAACGCCGAGACCGTGATCGCACTCGCACCCGACCTCGTCATCATGAGCCCCCGGCACGGCGCCGAGAGCAGCATCGGCGGGGTGCTGCAGCACTCGGGCGTGCCCGCCCTGCTGCTGCCCGACGTGTGGTCGAGCGTCGACAGCGTCACCGCCAACATCGACCTCATCGGCCAGGCCACCGGCGCCGACGACGAGGCCGACGCTCTCGCCTCGCAACTCGCCGAAGGCCTGCAGGCCTCCGATTCCGATGCCGACTCGGCTGCGGCCGAGAGCGGCCCGCGCGTGCTCGTGCTCACCAACCAGGCCGGCCGCCCGTTCATCACCGCCGGCCACGCATTCCCTCTCGAGATGCTGAGCCTCGCGGGCGCCCGCTCGGTGAGCGGCGAACTCGGCATCGACATCACCGGCCCGATCTCGGCCGAGCAGATCGTCGAGGCCGCACCCGACGGGATCCTGCTGGTCGATATGAACGGCAGCGGCGACCGCATCTTCGCCGAACTGCTCGCGAACCCGGCCGTGGCCGCGCTGCCGGGCGCGCAGCAGACGATGCTCGTGCAGGGACGCGACGTGCAGGCGCTGGGTCTCACCTCGACCATCGACGGGCTCGACCGGCTGCGCGGCTGGGTGCAGACGCTCGAGGGGTGA
- a CDS encoding ABC transporter ATP-binding protein, translated as MARRTGPAPEHAGGAATTNPFGGGPCLLLGGTLTLGSFGAYRGGRALSDPLTLRLLPGTVLGVVGPNGVGKSSLLGALACSGVQSFGSLRYGDVDLPGMPPRRRASVVSLLPQDLRAPDELRVRELVEIGAHASQHPHAGEAARSALADAGVEDLAQRRYGSLSGGQRQLVQLARVLAQDTPVVIFDEPTSALDLFHQRAVEQTMRRLGNDGKIVIAALHDLSLALNACTQILLLDGGGGSHAGRPAEVLQPELVHAAYGVHTTIHTTPHGRSFLATDDR; from the coding sequence ATGGCGCGCCGAACCGGACCCGCGCCCGAGCACGCCGGAGGGGCTGCGACGACCAACCCGTTCGGCGGCGGGCCCTGCCTGCTGCTCGGCGGCACGCTCACGCTCGGCTCCTTCGGCGCCTATCGCGGCGGGCGGGCCCTGAGCGACCCCCTCACCCTCAGGCTGCTGCCCGGCACCGTGCTCGGCGTCGTGGGCCCCAACGGGGTCGGCAAGTCGTCGCTGCTCGGCGCGCTCGCCTGCTCCGGAGTGCAGAGCTTCGGCAGCCTGCGCTACGGCGACGTCGACCTGCCGGGCATGCCGCCCCGCAGACGCGCCTCGGTCGTGTCGCTGCTGCCGCAGGACCTGCGGGCACCCGACGAGCTCCGCGTGCGCGAGCTCGTCGAGATCGGCGCGCACGCGTCGCAGCACCCCCACGCGGGCGAAGCGGCGCGGAGCGCACTCGCCGACGCGGGGGTCGAGGATCTCGCCCAGCGCCGCTACGGCTCGCTCTCGGGCGGGCAGCGGCAGCTCGTGCAGCTCGCCCGCGTGCTGGCGCAGGACACGCCCGTGGTCATCTTCGACGAGCCGACCTCGGCGCTCGACCTGTTCCACCAGCGCGCCGTCGAGCAGACGATGCGCCGGCTCGGCAACGACGGCAAGATCGTCATCGCCGCGCTGCACGATCTCAGCCTCGCCCTCAACGCGTGCACGCAGATCCTGCTGCTCGACGGCGGCGGCGGGTCGCACGCCGGCAGACCCGCCGAGGTGCTGCAGCCCGAGCTCGTGCACGCCGCCTACGGCGTGCACACCACCATCCACACCACGCCTCACGGTCGCTCGTTCCTCGCCACCGACGACCGCTGA
- a CDS encoding FecCD family ABC transporter permease, whose translation MRIRRAPLVALACTLLLAVAALAALCMGIVSLTPIETLRALVDPARTDERAVAVVWSIRLPRIAVAALVGAALATTGVVMQALLRNPLAEPGITGVSAGAAMGAVAGITLGLSGSALWGVPLAAFAGATVVTLILQFVLQARKDLGSPTIILVGVSLSALAGALINVLIANAADDALVRSAMFWLAGDLELRNWQHAAIATVPILIGIGYFLTRIRALDALALGEQIAATSGVHVGRERTVLLLVASLVTGAAVAVSGIISFVGLVVPHAMRLVLGASHARLLPFSALGGALFMVLADTVARTAFGATVVQTGVVAALVGAPIFLFLLLRRQQS comes from the coding sequence ATGAGGATCCGCCGCGCCCCGCTCGTCGCCCTGGCCTGCACCCTGCTGCTCGCCGTCGCCGCCCTCGCCGCCCTCTGCATGGGCATCGTCTCACTCACGCCGATCGAGACGCTGCGCGCACTCGTGGATCCGGCCCGCACCGACGAGCGCGCGGTCGCGGTCGTCTGGTCGATCCGCCTCCCCCGCATCGCCGTCGCGGCCCTCGTGGGCGCCGCGCTCGCCACCACCGGCGTCGTCATGCAGGCTCTGCTGCGCAACCCGCTCGCCGAGCCCGGCATCACCGGCGTCTCGGCCGGCGCCGCCATGGGCGCGGTCGCCGGGATCACCCTCGGCCTCTCGGGATCGGCGCTGTGGGGCGTGCCGCTCGCGGCATTCGCGGGGGCGACCGTCGTGACGCTGATCCTGCAGTTCGTGCTCCAGGCGAGGAAGGATCTCGGCTCGCCCACGATCATCCTCGTGGGAGTGTCTCTCAGCGCGCTCGCCGGAGCGCTCATCAACGTGCTCATCGCCAACGCCGCCGACGACGCCCTCGTGCGCAGCGCCATGTTCTGGCTGGCCGGAGACCTCGAGCTGCGCAACTGGCAGCACGCCGCGATCGCGACGGTGCCGATCCTCATCGGCATCGGCTACTTCCTCACCCGCATCCGCGCCCTCGACGCCCTCGCGCTCGGCGAGCAGATCGCCGCCACCTCCGGTGTGCACGTGGGCCGCGAACGCACCGTGCTGCTGCTCGTGGCCTCGCTCGTGACGGGCGCGGCGGTCGCGGTGAGCGGGATCATCAGCTTCGTGGGCCTCGTCGTTCCCCACGCGATGCGGCTGGTGCTCGGAGCCTCGCACGCCAGGCTGCTGCCGTTCTCGGCGCTCGGCGGTGCGCTCTTCATGGTGCTCGCAGACACCGTCGCCCGCACCGCCTTCGGCGCCACCGTCGTGCAGACCGGCGTCGTCGCGGCACTCGTCGGCGCCCCGATCTTCCTCTTCCTGCTGCTCAGAAGGCAGCAGAGCTGA
- a CDS encoding ferrochelatase, which yields MTENVHPTVPLTDPLPYDALLLCSFGGPNGPEDVIPFLRNVTRGKGIPEERLAEVGEHYHHFDGRSPINEQNLALVAALEEELRRRGVSLPVIWGNRNWHPYTVDTLRDAAAFGARRILTIVTSAYASYSGSRQYREHLAAALAELKADAPRIDVLRPFFNEPGFVDANRHAIEEAASGLDGGLDGAHIVYVTHSIPDTMQDASAVTGPGYREQHEDVRATIDAALAQRYGVEIASSLAYCSRSGDPRTPWLEPDVNDHIEVLAGQGVRKIVIAPIGFISDHMEVAFDLDVEALETAAEQGVSAVRADTVGVRRAFVSGLVDMVLERAARERGETVEARTAGSLPAFPDDAPAGSCRMRHGEVTGIPVIAGHED from the coding sequence ATGACCGAGAACGTTCACCCCACCGTGCCGCTCACCGATCCGCTGCCCTACGACGCACTGCTGCTCTGCTCGTTCGGCGGGCCGAACGGCCCCGAAGACGTCATCCCGTTCCTGCGCAACGTCACCCGGGGCAAGGGCATCCCCGAGGAGCGCCTGGCCGAGGTGGGGGAGCACTACCACCACTTCGACGGCCGCAGCCCGATCAACGAGCAGAATCTCGCGCTCGTCGCGGCCCTCGAGGAGGAGCTGCGACGGCGCGGCGTGTCGCTGCCCGTGATCTGGGGCAACCGCAACTGGCACCCCTACACCGTCGACACGCTGCGCGACGCCGCCGCCTTCGGGGCTCGCCGCATCCTCACCATCGTCACCAGCGCCTACGCGTCGTACTCGGGCAGCCGCCAGTACCGCGAGCACCTGGCGGCGGCCCTCGCCGAGCTGAAGGCCGACGCCCCTCGCATCGATGTGCTGCGCCCCTTCTTCAACGAGCCCGGATTCGTCGACGCGAACCGCCACGCGATCGAGGAAGCGGCGTCCGGCCTCGACGGCGGCCTCGACGGCGCCCACATCGTGTATGTGACGCACTCGATCCCCGACACGATGCAGGACGCCTCGGCGGTGACCGGGCCCGGTTATCGCGAGCAGCACGAGGATGTGCGCGCCACGATCGACGCCGCCCTGGCCCAGCGCTACGGCGTCGAGATCGCATCTTCGCTCGCCTACTGCTCCCGCTCGGGCGATCCGCGGACGCCTTGGCTCGAGCCCGACGTCAACGACCACATCGAAGTGCTGGCCGGCCAGGGCGTGCGCAAGATCGTGATCGCGCCGATCGGCTTCATCTCCGACCACATGGAGGTCGCCTTCGATCTCGACGTGGAAGCGCTCGAGACCGCCGCCGAGCAAGGTGTCTCCGCGGTGCGGGCCGACACCGTGGGCGTGCGCCGCGCGTTCGTCTCGGGGCTCGTCGACATGGTGCTCGAACGCGCGGCGCGCGAGCGCGGCGAGACCGTCGAGGCGCGCACCGCCGGCTCTCTTCCCGCCTTCCCCGACGATGCACCGGCCGGCAGCTGCCGCATGCGCCACGGCGAGGTCACCGGCATCCCGGTGATCGCGGGCCACGAAGACTGA
- the hemQ gene encoding hydrogen peroxide-dependent heme synthase, translated as MTEAARPAVDHSAVADAINDDINYTMYAVFRVERVAPALGVSPAWASIVRGLLVELDEVEGLTTRGWYDVAGYRADADVLVWWHAPTPEAPQQAYRSVLDWAGGRLSPVWSSIGVHRAAEFNRGHVPAFLAGDDPRGYLCVYPFVRGREWYLLPDDERRELLREHGAAARDYGDVLANTVASFALGDYEWLLAFEADELTRIVDLMRELRATGARRHVIEETPFFTGPRRDPESLLAKVVL; from the coding sequence ATGACCGAAGCAGCCCGCCCCGCAGTCGACCACTCCGCCGTCGCGGACGCGATCAACGACGACATCAATTACACCATGTACGCCGTCTTCCGTGTCGAGCGCGTCGCGCCCGCGCTGGGGGTCTCCCCGGCATGGGCCTCGATCGTGCGGGGTCTGCTCGTCGAACTCGATGAGGTCGAGGGTCTCACGACGCGCGGCTGGTACGACGTGGCCGGCTACCGAGCCGACGCCGATGTGCTCGTGTGGTGGCACGCGCCGACGCCCGAGGCGCCGCAGCAGGCCTACCGCTCGGTACTCGACTGGGCGGGCGGGCGCCTCTCGCCCGTCTGGTCGTCGATCGGCGTGCACCGCGCCGCCGAGTTCAATCGGGGTCACGTGCCGGCCTTCCTCGCGGGCGACGATCCGCGCGGCTACCTCTGCGTCTATCCCTTCGTCCGCGGGCGCGAGTGGTACCTGCTGCCCGACGACGAGCGCCGGGAGCTGCTGCGGGAGCATGGCGCGGCGGCCCGCGACTACGGAGACGTGCTCGCCAACACCGTCGCGTCGTTCGCGCTCGGCGATTACGAGTGGCTGCTCGCGTTCGAGGCCGACGAGCTGACGCGCATCGTCGATCTGATGCGCGAGCTGCGCGCGACCGGCGCGCGCCGCCACGTGATCGAGGAGACGCCGTTCTTCACAGGCCCCCGCCGCGACCCCGAGTCGCTGCTCGCGAAGGTCGTGCTCTAG
- a CDS encoding IS481 family transposase, which yields MPHANAPLTPIGRQRLAVLIVDQGWTIRRAAERFQVSPATAAKWAARYRADDTLQDRSSRPHTSPNRLSKRREHRIISLRFTRQWGPHRISYHLGIPRSTIERVLNRYRMPHLAHLDRATGLPVRKPRIMRYEKQIPGELVHVDIKKLGRIPTGGGWRVHGRGSAQDRQAGSARDRAARTGAASSRGYAFLHHAVDDYSRLAYSEILNDEKKETAAAFWDRARKFFTQAGIVVTAVMTDNGSCYRSHAFASALGPGVKHHRTRPYRPQTNGKVERFNRTLAAEWAYAGMYESDAARAATYDAWLHHYNHHRPHTGIGGLTPSDRVHNLTRNYT from the coding sequence ATGCCCCACGCTAACGCACCCCTCACCCCTATCGGCAGACAACGTCTCGCAGTATTGATTGTCGATCAGGGATGGACCATCCGCCGTGCCGCGGAACGGTTCCAAGTGTCACCCGCGACCGCTGCAAAATGGGCTGCGAGATACCGGGCCGATGACACCCTCCAGGATCGTTCCTCACGCCCGCACACCTCACCCAATCGCCTCTCGAAACGACGCGAGCATCGCATCATCAGTCTGCGTTTCACCCGTCAGTGGGGGCCGCATCGCATTAGTTACCACCTCGGTATCCCGCGTTCCACGATCGAGCGGGTCTTGAACCGATATCGAATGCCGCATCTGGCCCATCTTGACCGCGCGACCGGTCTTCCCGTGAGGAAGCCTCGCATCATGAGGTACGAGAAACAGATCCCGGGAGAGCTCGTGCACGTTGATATCAAGAAACTCGGCCGTATTCCCACTGGGGGCGGATGGCGTGTGCACGGACGCGGATCCGCGCAAGATCGTCAAGCGGGCAGTGCTCGTGACCGTGCGGCACGTACTGGCGCAGCATCCTCGCGCGGCTACGCGTTCTTACATCACGCGGTCGATGATTACTCGCGATTGGCGTACTCCGAGATACTGAACGATGAAAAGAAAGAGACCGCGGCAGCGTTTTGGGATCGGGCGCGTAAGTTCTTCACCCAGGCTGGAATCGTGGTGACCGCTGTCATGACAGACAACGGGTCTTGTTACCGATCCCACGCGTTCGCGAGCGCGCTCGGCCCCGGAGTCAAGCATCATCGCACGCGCCCGTATCGGCCACAGACGAACGGGAAAGTCGAACGTTTCAACCGCACGCTCGCAGCAGAGTGGGCGTACGCCGGCATGTATGAGAGTGATGCAGCCAGGGCCGCAACATACGACGCTTGGCTGCATCACTACAATCATCACCGACCCCATACCGGGATCGGTGGTCTCACACCGTCAGATCGTGTTCACAACCTCACGAGGAACTACACCTAG